The following are encoded in a window of Thunnus albacares chromosome 17, fThuAlb1.1, whole genome shotgun sequence genomic DNA:
- the atf4b gene encoding activating transcription factor 4b gives MTMMMTNSQFGLEDMEALLWEPSSPMADAVGSLLFHPDQEEQHEGGGTSMEGATSPVSPLTSSSLSSSSPPPFYSPPPSPPAILLHGDKAGTESDLLSLPWLGHPGQLRCTETVSDYGKEDAFGDLDWMAERVDLSEFDLDSLIGSCSPAEESPSSPEDLLASLDCPMELDSLPIPALSTPALPSLPTASPPSIPPTTLPSVCSDPPIIPAVEPEVLIDRQEVPSPSLCVPEPQEELEIKSEPASPDPSSPLIDSPSSPVYTLDLGSEVDVSESEVKPVVASVVPQVPRLVLSLSPTRIVLVLTPKDEVGITTTTTVTTTSEVIHSSPPASPQPRSSRSRPYPEPKHKASPASSSATNVKVKSLPGASGEERTSLKAVKNKKLKKMEQNKTAATRYRQKKRAEQESLLAEHEVLERKNMELTEKAESMAREIEYLKELMAEVRMARIKKGLSADP, from the exons ATGACCATGATGATGACAAACTCACAGTTTGGCCTGGAAGACATGGAGGCCCTTCTCTGGGAGCCTTCCTCTCCCATGGCTGACGCCGTGGGCTCCCTGTTATTTCACCCTGACCAAGAAGAACAACACGAAGGAGGAGGAACCTCAATGGAGGGGGCCACATCACCTGTGTCACCCCTCACCTCCTCATCgctgtcttcctcctctcctcctcccttctaCTCACCTCCTCCCTCACCGCCGGCCATCCTCCTCCATGGGGACAAAGCCGGGACTGAGTCTGACCTGCTCTCCCTCCCCTGGTTGGGCCACCCTGGTCAGCTGAGATGTACCGAGACAGTCTCAGATTATGGCAAAG AGGATGCGTTCGGTGACCTGGACTGGATGGCTGAAAGGGTGGATCTGAGCGAATTTGACCTGGACTCTCTGATTGGCTCGTGCAGTCCTGCTGAAGAGTCCCCCAGCTCTCCAGAAGACCTCCTGGCCTCCCTGGATTGCCCCATGGAGCTTGACTCCCTGCCAATACCTGCTCTCTCAACTCCTGCTCTCCCAAGTCTTCCCACTGCTTCTCCTCCAAGTATTCCTCCCACCACTCTTCCCTCAGTCTGTTCAGATCCTCCTATCATTCCAGCAGTTGAGCCTGAAGTCCTCATCGACAGGCAGGAGGTCCCCTCCCCTTCTCTGTGTGTCCCAGAGCCACAAGAAGAGTTGGAAATCAAATCTGAGCCTGCCTCCCCTGACCCATCTTCCCCCTTGATTgactctccctcctctccagtcTACACCTTGGACCTGGGCAGTGAAGTGGATGTCTCAGAGAGTGAGGTGAAGCCAGTTGTAGCTTCTGTGGTCCCTCAAGTCCCGAGACTCGTACTCTCCCTTTCACCAACCCGCATCGTCCTGGTTCTGACTCCCAAAGATGAAGTTGggatcaccaccaccaccactgtaACCACCACTTCAGAGGTCATTCATTCCTCTCCTCCAGCCTCCCCTCAACCAAGGTCCTCCAGAAGCAGACCATACCCTGAACCCAAACATAAAGCCAGCCCAGCCTCCTCCAGTGCCACCAATGTCAAAGTAAAGTCACTCCCGGGTGCAAGTGGAGAGGAAAGGACATCTTTGAAGGCGGTAAAGAACAAGAAACTAAAGAAGATGGAGCAGAATAAGACGGCTGCCACTCGCTACCGTCAGAAGAAGAGAGCTGAGCAGGAATCGCTTCTGGCAGAGCATGAAGTGCTGGAGAGGAAGAACATGGAGCTGACTGAGAAGGCTGAATCCATGGCCAGGGAGATTGAATACCTCAAAGAGCTGATGGCAGAGGTCCGCATGGCCAGGATCAAAAAAGGTCTCAGTGCTGACCCCTAG
- the si:dkey-110g7.8 gene encoding GTPase IMAP family member 8, protein MAAVSSASDTGDPRGRHPPERRLLILGGPQSGKTCTANTILGDEVFDAGTETTHSNVGQTEIYGRRVTVVDTPPWTIPSDPEDDTEADNNDNAGAESDSPPRAPPSLDSEGPCMGAILCPPGPHAILLVVSVTQPFTDTQRRAAEEQLGALGGGTWRYSMVLFTGVDKLPKGVFIEEHIANTGEALQWLVERCGSRYHPFDNTRKETEDNTQVPELMEKVEEMITDNQGWYFEVNELILLEEEQARRALEEERMRMEEHARQREQMIGGPPRELRLLLLGWKGVGKSSVGNSILGRRYFESGQETELCLRRQALVSGRRVTIVDTPGWDWFSVRRTPKRIRQESQRGAALLRPGPHTLLLVLPVVSSLTARKRRTLLAHIETLFGDSACLHTMILFSCGDWLGRTPIEEHILRGGRELQRLLEYCGNYYHVLDSKTPGKDRSVSVLLDKIEEMIRENGDKAFLPIQTEWLSEESSYSSDNTEPEDDCRGCQLQ, encoded by the exons ATGGCTGCTGTGTCCTCTGCCTCTGACACTG GAGACCCCAGGGGCCGACACCCCCCTGAGCGCAGACTACTGATCCTGGGGGGGCCACAGTCTGGCAAGACCTGCACCGCCAACACCATCCTGGGGGACGAGGTCTTCGACGCAGGGACGGAGACCACTCACAGCAACGTGGGCCAGACGGAGATCTACGGCCGACGGGTTACCGTGGTTGACACCCCGCCATGGACCATCCCCAGCGACCCGGAGGACGACACCGAAGCTGACAACAACGACAATGCTGGTGCTGAGTCGGACAGCCCACCACGGGCCCCGCCTAGCCTGGACAGCGAGGGGCCGTGCATGGGGGCCATTCTCTGTCCTCCTGGACCCCATGCAATCCTGCTGGTGGTGTCTGTCACGCAGCCTTTCACTGACACACAGAGGAGGGCCGCAGAGGAGCAGTTAGGGGCCCTGGGTGGAGGGACCTGGAGGTACTCGATGGTGCTCTTTACTGGGGTGGACAAACTTCCAAAAGGTGTCTTCATCGAGGAGCACATAGCGAACACTGGAGAGGCCCTGCAGTGGCTGGTGGAGAGGTGTGGAAGCAG GTACCATCCTTTTGATAACACTCGGAAAGAAACAGAGGACAACACACAGGTACCCGAGCTGATGGAGAAGGTAGAGGAAATGATCACTGACAACCAAG GCTGGTACTTTGAGGTGAATGAGCTGATTTTGCTGGAGGAAGAGCAGGCCAGGAGAGCTTtggaggaagagaggatgaggatggaGGAGCACGCAAGGCAGAGGGAGCAGATGATCGGAGGACCTCCCAGAg agttGAGGCTGCTATTGTTGGGCTGGAAGGGTGTTGGAAAGAGCTCAGTGGGGAACTCCATCCTTGGCCGTCGGTACTTTGAGTCGGGCCAGGAGACGGAGCTGTGCCTTAGGAGGCAGGCACTTGTGTCTGGTCGCCGGGTCACTATAGTCGACACCCCGGGGTGGGACTGGTTCTCAGTGAGGCGAACCCCCAAGCGCATCCGCCAGGAGTCACAGCGTGGCGCTGCCCTCCTGAGACCTGGACCCCACACCCTGCTGTTGGTCCTCCCAGTCGTCTCATCCCTCACTGCCAGGAAGAGGCGAACACTTCTGGCTCACATAGAGACTCTGTTTGGTGACAGCGCGTGCCTCCACACTATGATACTGTTCAGCTGTGGCGACTGGCTGGGCCGCACCCCCATAGAGGAGCACATTCTCAGAGGGGGGCGCGAGCTGCAAAGACTGCTTGAGTACTGTGGGAACTATTATCACGTCCTGGACAGTAAGACTCCTGGAAAGGACAGGAGTGTCTCTGTCCTGCTGGATAAGATCGAGGAGATGATCAGGGAAAACGGTGACAAGGCCTTCCTCCCCATACAGACCGAGTGGT TGAGCGAGGAGAGCTCTTACTCTTCAGACAACACCGAGCCTGAGGATGACTGTAGGGGATGCCAGCTACAGTGA